Proteins encoded by one window of Rhea pennata isolate bPtePen1 chromosome 11, bPtePen1.pri, whole genome shotgun sequence:
- the OGT gene encoding UDP-N-acetylglucosamine--peptide N-acetylglucosaminyltransferase 110 kDa subunit isoform X3, translating into MMRNMACYLKAIETQPNFAVAWSNLGCVFNAQGEIWLAIHHFEKAVTLDPNFLDAYINLGNVLKEARIFDRAVAAYLRALSLSPNHAVVHGNLACVYYEQGLIDLAIDTYRRAIELQPHFPDAYCNLANALKEKGSVAEAEECYNTALRLCPTHADSLNNLANIKREQGNIEEAVRLYRKALEVFPEFAAAHSNLASVLQQQGKLQEALMHYKEAIRISPTFADAYSNMGNTLKEMQDVQGALQCYTRAIQINPAFADAHSNLASIHKDSGNIPEAIASYRTALKLKPDFPDAYCNLAHCLQIVCDWTDYDERMKKLVSIVADQLEKNRLPSVHPHHSMLYPLSHSFRKAIAERHGNLCLDKINVLHKPPYEHPKDLKASEGRLRIGYVSSDFGNHPTSHLMQSIPGMHNPDKFEVFCYALSPDDGTNFRVKVMAEANHFIDLSQIPCNGKAADRIHQDGIHILINMNGYTKGARNELFALRPAPIQAMWLGYPGTSGALFMDYIITDKETSPVEVAEQYSEKLAYMPNTFFIGDHANMFPHLKKKAVIDFKSNGHIYDNRIVLNGIDLKAFLDSLPDVKIVKMKCPDSGDNADSNAALSMPVIPMNTIAEAVIEMINRGQIQITINGFNISNGLATTQINNKAATGEEVPRTIIVTTRSQYGLPEDAVVYCNFNQLYKIDPSTLQMWANILKRVPNSVLWLLRFPAVGEPNIQQYAQNLGLSQNRIIFSPVAPKEEHVRRGQLADVCLDTPLCNGHTTGMDVLWAGTPMVTMPGETLASRVAASQLTCLGCLELIAKSRQEYEDIAVKLGTDLEYLKKIRGKVWKQRISSPLFNTKQYTTDLERLYLQMWDHYAAGNKPDHMIKPVEASESA; encoded by the exons GCCTGCTACTTAAAAGCAATTGAGACTCAACCAAACTTTGCAGTGGCTTGGAGTAATCTTGGCTGTGTTTTCAATGCCCAAGGAGAAATCTGGCTTGCAATTCATCATTTTGAAAAG gctgTAACACTTGACCCCAATTTTTTGGATGCTTACATCAATCTGGGGAATGTCCTGAAGGAGGCAAGAATATTTGACAG AGCTGTAGCAGCTTACCTACGAGCCTTGAGTTTGAGTCCAAATCATGCAGTTGTGCACGGTAACCTTGCCTGTGTATATTATGAGCAAGGACTGATAGACCTGGCAATAGACACCTACCGGAGGGCTATTGAACTCCAACCCCACTTCCCTGATGCCTACTGTAACTTGGCCAATGCCTTGAAGGAGAAAGGCAGT gtgGCTGAAGCAGAAGAGTGTTACAATACAGCTCTTCGACTCTGTCCCACACATGCAGACTCTCTCAATAATCTAGCAAACATCAAGCGAGAACAGGGGAACATTGAAGAAGCTGTTCGCCTTTATCGGAAAGCTCTTGAG GTATTTCCAGAATTTGCTGCTGCACATTCAAATTTAGCAAGTGTTCTGCAACAGCAAGGAAAGTTACAGGAAGCTCTGATGCATTACAAAGAGGCTATTAG AATCAGTCCCACATTTGCGGATGCTTATTCCAATATGGGAAATACTTTGAAGGAAATGCAGGACGTTCAAGGAGCTTTACAGTGCTACACTCGTGCCATTCAGATCAATCCAGCTTTTGCTGATGCCCACAGTAACCTGGCCTCTATTCACAAG GATTCAGGGAATATACCAGAAGCCATTGCCTCTTATCGCACTGCTCTGAAACTGAAACCTGACTTCCCAGATGCCTACTGCAACTTGGCCCACTGCTTGCAG attGTCTGTGACTGGACAGACTATgatgaaagaatgaagaagcTGGTTAGCATTGTAGCTgatcagctggaaaaaaacagactgcCTTCTGTCCACCCTCATCATAGCATGCTGTATCCGCTCTCTCACAGTTTCAGGAAGGCTATCGCTGAGAGACATGGAAATCTCTGCTTGGACAAG ATTAATGTTCTTCACAAGCCACCATATGAGCATCCAAAGGATTTGAAGGCCAGTGAAGGTCGACTTCGTATTGGCTATGTGAGCTCTGATTTTGGAAACCATCCAACCTCTCACTTAATGCAGTCAATCCCAGGAATGCATAACCCAGACAAATTTGag GTGTTCTGTTATGCCCTGAGTCCTGATGATGGTACAAACTTCCGTGTAAAAGTGATGGCTGAAGCAAATCATTTCATTGACTTATCTCAG ATACCATGTAACGGAAAAGCAGCAGACCGCATTCACCAGGATGGGATACACATTCTCATTAACATGAATGGCTACACAAAAGGAGCTCGCAATGAATTATTTGCCTTGAGACCAGCACCTATTCAG GCAATGTGGCTAGGGTATCCTGGAACCAGTGGGGCATTGTTCATGGATTATATCATCACAGATAAAGAAACTTCCCCAGTTGAGGTGGCTGAACAGTATTCTGAGAAATTAGCTTACATGCCAAACACTTTCTTTATTGGAGACCATGCCAACATGTTTCCCCATCTGAAG AAAAAAGCGGTCATTGATTTCAAGTCCAATGGTCATATTTATGATAACAGAATTGTTCTGAATGGCATTGACTTGAAGGCTTTCCTTGACAGCCTCCCTGATGTCAAAATTGTTAAG atgaagTGTCCTGATAGTGGAGACAATGCAGATAGCAATGCTGCCCTCAGTATGCCAGTCATTCCTATGAATACAATTGCAGAAGCTGTGATTGAAATGATAAATCGTGGTCAAATTCAGATAACAATCAATGGATTCAACATTAGTAATGGACTAGCAACTACTCAG atTAATAACAAAGCAGCAACTGGAGAAGAAGTTCCACGAACTATCATTGTCACTACCCGTTCCCAGTATGGATTACCAGAGGATGCTGTTGTATACTGTAACTTTAATCAGCTATATAAGATTGACCCTTCTACTTTACAAATGTGGGCTAAT atCCTAAAAAGAGTTCCAAATAGCGTACTGTGGCTCTTACGTTTCCCAGCTGTAGGAGAACCCAATATTCAGCAATACGCACAAAACTTGGGTCTTTCCCAAAACCGAATCATCTTTTCTCCTGTTGCCCCCAAAGAAGAACATGTGAGGAGAGGCCAGTTGGCTGATGTTTGTCTGGACACTCCGCTTTGCAATGGGCACACAACTGGGATGGATGTACTCTGGGCTGGGACTCCTATGGTCACTATGCCAG GTGAGACTCTGGCATCACGAGTTGCTGCCTCCCAACTTACTTGCCTCGGTTGTCTTGAGCTCATTGCAAAAAGTAGGCAGGAATATGAAGATATTGCTGTGAAACTGGGGACTGATCTGGAATA CCTGAAAAAAATACGTGGCAAAGTCTGGAAGCAGAGAATATCCAGTCCTTTGTTCAACACCAAACAATATACAACGGACCTGGAGCGGCTTTACCTTCAGATGTGGGATCACTATGCTGCTGGCAACAAACCAGACCACATGATTAAGCCAGTAGAGGCCAGTGAATCTGCATGA